In Nymphaea colorata isolate Beijing-Zhang1983 chromosome 10, ASM883128v2, whole genome shotgun sequence, the genomic stretch CCAGTGGCATCTAAGGACAGAGCCaataatttttcatgaggggttAAGTGTGGGCAATTAGTTATATAGACTttagaaaaacttttttatttttatattaatatgtgTAGTActtcttttatttatgtattggtaccctttaaaaatttcaaactttatacCAAATTTGTGACTATGACTTGTTTAAGATTTACTTTGAcatgtttatttgaaaatatgaaatagGCAGGACTAATCCACGAAGGAGACTCCAATAGGTCTTACCATTTAAAAGGAGTTGCCATTCAAAACCAAGAAAGACGTATTAAGGCGGAGCATGAGAAGCCAAGTTacactttcaaaattttgatcaggtcgaaaatattatttaatttattttgcaaatttttATAGAgaatacataatttttttttttgaaatttacacctaaattttaaaaaaaattgagagggcCAGGAACCTTCTTGGCTCCGCTTCTAGGTGCATGTACAAGGATACATCCGTAGGAGTTCTAGATTATGATTAATTTGgacatatttattttaagaaaatgcaCAAGCCGGAACTAATTCCCAGCACGCTCCACTTGAATGGGTCTCACCATGAGAAATTCCGAGCACGCCCCACTTGAATGGGTCTCACCATGAGAAAAGAGTACGTAGTTCAGAAACACGAGATGATCATTCCTTGCGTATCCAGGCACGACCGATTGAgtttgaaatggaaaaaattaagaaaaaaaaggagctcCGTCCACAAGGGCTATCAGTATAAATAGATGTTCTCCATTCGATCTTCCTCCCAAGTCCCACTTGGCCTCGATCTCCAGACATGGCTTCCTCACGTTGGAACTTGATATCCGGGCTTTCTCTCTGCGTCGTCCTGTTTCTCTGTTTAGGAATACATGCAGAAGCCGAAAGCAGCAGAGTGAGTGCCTCGACCTGATGCAATGTtgaaatataagttatcttcgCAGGTTTAGTTTCAAAAGCGCCTCCGCTGATGAGGATTAGTTGAGTTAatggctttcttcttcttttgaataaTTCAGGTGTACATCGTGTATTTGGGAGAAAGGCAACAGGATGATCCCCAAGTCGTGGTGAATTCACACCATGACTTACTAACTACAATTTTTGGAAGGTACAcgcacatgtatatatgtatatatgctttTAAGTTTAAAGGAAATTTTCTTCCTGCttcctttccttgtttttgATTGGTTAAGATGAAACTTCACAAATGACCATCGCTTAATGGGCAGCAAGAAAGAAGCATCGGATTCAATCTTATACAGTTACAAGCATGGTTTTTCCGGTTTTGCTGCAAGGCTTACTGAGACACAGGCAAGAGCCATTGCAGGTACAAATTATGTTGTGCTAGCAAGCACAATAAAACAGTTTAGAGCAGCTTCTAAAGAAAATTCTCCAacttattgttattattattattatcattagatCGAGATTCTTGTcaattgttgttattattattatcaaatttCATGGATACACACACTCATGAGAATCCCATACTTcaaggttgcatttgatagcctcgaATTAGAGGCTGCATTAAAAGATCTACTTCACAAGATCCTTAGCTTAAACAATTTGAGGATCTCTATAACGTGGATCTTAAAGTAAATCCATGTATCTGAGATTCCTCAGATCATATCACAAATCCatagtgaaacaaacacaccccAAGCATATGGTTTCAAAGCTAGCTAGCTAGATATGTGCActgcatcatttttttgtgtgtgtgtgtgtgtgtacctGGTATAATATGACCAGAATGCCCATAGTCTGTTAGAGGAAAAACTATTTTTaaggtaaaaaaataaaagtaaaaaaggtaAATACCTACATTGTCCCTTTTTTAAAGAAATGTTTAAAATGTCTTAACATGAGGGAAAACTATTtttaaggtaaaaaaaaatctttaaagaaaagtttaaaatgcCTTAACATCATTTTGGTGCATATGCTGCAGAACGTGATCTGGCACGGTTATGTTGTACCTTTAATtaacaaaacaaattacaataagcaacatgtgcatgcatgcagTACCTAAATCAGCCAAAATATGCACCCACGTAATATCCAACTATTGACCTCAAGTACCCTTCTTCGCCCATACTTATCTTTTTTATtcaatcaaaaaattaaaagttcaaaaaaccCAAAAGCTACATACAGTACATGAATTCACATCATTCAATTGACAATGTTGCAGAGCTTCCGGAAGTTGTTCACGTGACACCCAGCCAAACCCACAAGCTGCACACAACAAGAAGCTGGGACTATCTGGGGCTTCATCCTGGGACTCCCGACTCACTCCTTTCTACGGTCAACTATGGAGACGGCGTCATAATTGGAGTCATAGACACCGGTAAGTAAAAATGCATCTAAGAAAGGAGATGTGATCTTGGGAGTTTGGGGGTGAAGACATTATTAGCATTTGTTCTTCGTactcatgttttttaaatacaagagtTATCTAAAACATGTTGTGATCATTGCATGTTCCAAAACCTAATAATGAAATTGCTTGCTTAATCACGAATTAATGCCTTGGAAAAAAGTGCTATAGAGACATGCATTATAGTGATTTCACTGCTTGGCACTACCAAAGAGGGGGGAGTGGGGGCTTCCGCTCTCATCTGAGCAGTAGGATAATCCTCTCGTTTATCTAAGAAAGGCATGCATTACCCTTTAATGTTCAATATTGAATTAAATTCAATACATCAAGAGTGACAAAAATCTCAAATCAATTCAGACCCAGTTATAAACTCAATCTTGACATGTGCTAGGGTAACTTCGCCAAGCAAGTGAACTCATCTCACCTCCACATTTCTAAGCATCTTAGGTTGCATTTGAATGGTGATCTCAGATCTCTgcagatttgaaatctatggttttcaaatccaactaCCTAAACAAATGCATCCTTAGACTGATCTGGTTATGCCAACCACTTAATTAGGGATCTGGCCGGAGTCACTCAGCTTCCATGATGAAGGCTTAGGTGCTGTTCCATCAAAATGGAGAGGCAGATGCGAGGAAGGCGAGCTCTTCAACACTTCAAACTGCAACAACAAGATAGTTGGTGCCCGGTTCTTTGCCAAGGGAATCATTGCCAAACGTGGGCGTGTGCCACCGTCGCCTGGTAGTAATAGAGAGTACCTATCTCCAAGGGATGCACATGGGCACGGGACGCACACGGCCTCAACTGCGGCCGGCTCCTTTGTGCGCAATGCAAGCTTCGGCGGCTTAGGCTTGGGGCTGGCCAGAGGGGGCGCGCCTCGAGCTCGCTTGGCCATCTACAAGGCCTGTTGGGGACGAGGCGACTGCGATGGAGCAGACATGTTGGCAGCCTTCGACAGCGCAATCAGCGACGGCGTTGACATCATCTCCGTCTCTGTGGGCACTAACCAACCTCCTCAGCCTGGCTACTTGGACAACCAGAACGATCGGTCCATCGGTGCCTTCCATGCGGTGGCTAAAGGGATCACGGTTGTTTGCTCCGGCGGCAATGCCGGTCCTTTCCCGCAGAAGGTCACAAATGGAGCACCATGGATCCTGACTGTGGCTGCAAGCACCATAGATCACTCCTTCCCTACTGCCATCACCCTTGGCAACAACCGCACCCTCATTGTATGCTCTGAAAACTTTAACTCGATCTAAAATGTTCCTGTTGGTTAGTGGGAGCCTCTCCTTGTGAAAACACTTGGAAATAGTCAGCGGCTTAGTGCTTTTtaatggaatatatatatgatgataaTTGAATCTGTTATCTGGTGCAGGGGCAATCGATTTACCTTGGAGGAGAGGATGATCGATTCAATGACTTAGTCTTTGCTGGTGATTTCGCCAGCAACAGTAACATCTCTACCGAGAGGTAACATTAATTTATTTCCGTGCATTAGATGGAGCCGCTCGATACAAGACAAGTTTCtcctgtttttccttttcaagttaatttttttttgagggaaTCGATATCCTGACATCTGTAAGGTAGGCAGAGGTTAAGTATCTGATAAATGTGCAACACTACTGATCTATCTTCGTGTAATTTCTACACGAAAACTAAATGATCACCAACTGTAGTTTTCACTTCTACAGAATTTTGAGCGAACAAATTAAAATCATATATAGAATCAATCTGGTTCTTTgttcttgaaaaatatatttgtgattagtgcttatttttttgtttttgtccttttctAGTCTGATCAGTTGCGATCCAGGATCTCTGAATTCCACACTAGCAACGGGGAAAGTAGTCCTCTGCTTCACATATGCAAAAGACCCAAGTGACCAATACTTCAAAGCAGTAGCCACCGTGTCCCAAGCAGGTGGAGCTGGTATCATCTTCGCAATGCACACAACCAACCTCTTTGGTCAACGCGACCCTATCCCTAGCGTTCAAGTGGACTATGAAATTGGCACTGAAATCCTTGCCTACATCAGGGCTACAAGGTGAGGGTGTTTGAATCCATTCAAGTGTGACCATGTGACATTCCTTCAATGAACAGCGAAGGCGTCCAAATTAGTTGCCTTTTCATTACATGCGCCATGTATTGCAGACTCCCAAAAGCAAGGATCAGCCGAACGCGTGACACCATTGGAAAGGTGGCCTCCCCAAAGGTTGCTTACTTCTCCTCGAGAGGACCTAACTCCCTGTCACTTGATGTCTTAAAGGTATTAAGATGCCCAACTGttactaactttttttttgttttccacttCTTTTCGACAAGGAAAGCCCATGGTCTTCGATGTTCCTAAAACAATATGCTGCTAATTTTATTGCTTCAGCCTGATATAGCTGCACCAGGAGTCAACATCTTAGCTGCATGGTCAGACTCCATTCCATATTCCTTCGCCTCTGGAACGTCCATGGCATGCCCTCATGTCTCAGGAGTAGCAGCATTGCTCAAATCCCTACATCCCCACTGGAGTCCTGCAGCCATAAAGTCTGCCATTGTCACTACAGGTACATTATCTTCACCTATATATGATCGATCACCTCTAAACAACAGTCTCTTCCTCTGTATCCATTTCTGGGTACTTGCTATCTTTACTAATATTTAGTGTCACTAATGGACATCTCACTGCAGCCTCAATAACCAATAGATTTGGCGAACCCATCACAGCAGAAGGAGGTCCTCGGAAGATTGCTGACCCATTTGACTTTGGTGGAGGCCATGTCAACCCCAACAGAGCAGCAAACCCTGGCTTGGTTTATGATATAGGTGTCGCAGACTACGTTCAGTTCCTCTGCTCTCTAGGATATAGCAGTTCTGCAATTAGCCGTTTGAGTACTAACGCACCATCCTGTGGATCACGAAGCTCCGTGTTTAACCTCAATCTTCCTTCTATCACAGTTTCCAATCTTAAGAATACTACCACAGTAGCCAGAACTGTTACGAACGTTGGTCCTGTTTCTTCCACTTACAGAGTCAAGGTTGAATCTCCCTCTGGTGTGAGGGTTTCAGTGGAGCCTCAGACACTGAACTTCCATGAGAAGGTCAAAGCTTTAACTTTCACAGTTACTTTCTCACCGGTTCGGGAGATACAAGGTGATTTCTCCTTCGGTAGCCTCACATGGATGGATGGAAAGCACGTGGTCCGGATTCCTCTCGTTAGCCGAGTGGTTCTTCAAGGTTCATATGCTGATATCTCCTAGTTATAATTACATCTTCACACACAAATAAACTTCCCGTTGTAAGAAAATAATTAGGTGGATGTGCCTTCTTGTTGTAGTAAATAAGACATGAAAGACCACTTGAATGTCAAAAAGGAATAATGTATGAATGAATAAGGAAAACGATTATGATGTTTGCTTGTTAGCTTTCCTCTTTTATGTGTTATATACTGACAACCATTACCTATACATTGTCATTGAAGGAATCCAACAAATCCTGTTTAATAGCTAAATCAATCAAggctgaaaaacaaaaaaacatatagCAACACGAGAAAGAAGGAGTTGCATGTGCCGCCCGGTGCACGCAACATACGTACGCCAAATGGAAGAAgaaacatttttgaaattgttgaaaaagagatgttcttttaagttttttgcttttttcaattttctttttatccttacaattttttttatttaaataggAGCACTTTTGTCATGTTCGTGTATcaaatcttgcccaagagggcgTATATTGGATGCTGAGCCCCGACGCTAAAATTTGTGTTTTGGAGTCGAAATGACTAAATACCCTTCACTGGAAGCCCGCCCACACCTCAATAACAGGAAATTGAATACCCAACGAAATTGAAAAGGTCAAAAGCAtcttttgaaaagacaaaaatgccctcACATGTCACCACGTGGTGGCATGTGCAAACTGCAGTGTCGACCACTGGAAAAGGTGAAAAAGCTTCTTTAGAGTGCTTCTTCACCATCCGCAGTTTCCTCAAGGTCGGCAAACAAGAGATTTCATGGCACAGGATCTTGTTCTAACCGTATCCTAAGCCAGTCCTGATATCTATGTCTCCTTCGCCGTCGTTTTATAGGTATAGAGACAATTGAACACATAAGCAGCTCTCTTGGCAAACCCATTTCGAATGATAAAGCAATGGACTGACCCAGCAGATTTTATCAACTGCAGAGATTCTAAGCTTATCAACAAGGTGTAGTGCCATAGAATCTGCCTTCATGGCCATAAGTTGAGCTGCCTAAAGAGTCGAAGAATATATCCCAGCAAGAGTTAATATTGTATCCTGTAAGCATCGCATTACACAATACTAAATGTTCAATTATTTAGCACATGAATGTTTTATGTGAATTACTTACATGACACCACTTCAGATACATGTTAACGACTGCTGCTACAAGTTGGACATCGAAAAAAGGCATGCTTCTTACGATATAACCATGTATCTCTTTTCCTTAATTGTAAGCTCTCCAAGAAGCACAGACACGAAAAACTCTTAACATAGTGCGTTGTTGGCTTCAAACCTGTCAAAAGCATCTCATGGAACAGACCCAATGCTCTATCACCATCGCCTTGAAAGAATCCAGAGCTCTTCATATCCCATGATGCACAGGCTCAAGTACTCATGGTAGTAAACACTTTGCAAGCTTAATCGACACAAGCATTATAGTTCATATAAGTCAAACAGTTGCCCACCGTGATATCAAAGTTGGATGCTTCTTTTTATACCAGTTCTCGAACCCCTAACGTTCCACTGTACATTCTTATGACACCACCATAACGCCTGAACCTTCATAGTAAAACTTAGGCATGTGATTCCTTAGCCAAATTGGGATAACCAATGCTGCCACAAGCAGAAAGAACTGCAGCCGTAGTGACAGAATCAGCTACCCGGTTTCTGTGTGTCCCTCATCCTACTGAACAATTGAAGAAATTCCGTGCCTCGTCCATTAAGTACCAACCTACTGATCATCGAATTCCACATGGTAACATCTCTCTCAATACTTCCTTTAAACAATTTGGGA encodes the following:
- the LOC116262712 gene encoding subtilisin-like protease SBT3.9 isoform X3; the protein is MASSRWNLISGLSLCVVLFLCLGIHAEAESSRVYIVYLGERQQDDPQVVVNSHHDLLTTIFGSKKEASDSILYSYKHGFSGFAARLTETQARAIAELPEVVHVTPSQTHKLHTTRSWDYLGLHPGTPDSLLSTVNYGDGVIIGVIDTGIWPESLSFHDEGLGAVPSKWRGRCEEGELFNTSNCNNKIVGARFFAKGIIAKRGRVPPSPGSNREYLSPRDAHGHGTHTASTAAGSFVRNASFGGLGLGLARGGAPRARLAIYKACWGRGDCDGADMLAAFDSAISDGVDIISVSVGTNQPPQPGYLDNQNDRSIGAFHAVAKGITVVCSGGNAGPFPQKVTNGAPWILTVAASTIDHSFPTAITLGNNRTLIGQSIYLGGEDDRFNDLVFAGDFASNSNISTESLISCDPGSLNSTLATGKVVLCFTYAKDPSDQYFKAVATVSQAGGAGIIFAMHTTNLFGQRDPIPSVQVDYEIGTEILAYIRATRLPKARISRTRDTIGKVASPKVAYFSSRGPNSLSLDVLKPDIAAPGVNILAAWSDSIPYSFASGTSMACPHVSGVAALLKSLHPHWSPAAIKSAIVTTASITNRFGEPITAEGGPRKIADPFDFGGGHVNPNRAANPGLVYDIGVADYVQFLCSLGYSSSAISRLSTNAPSCGSRSSVFNLNLPSITVSNLKNTTTVARTVTNVGPVSSTYRVKVESPSGVRVSVEPQTLNFHEKVKALTFTVTFSPVREIQGDFSFGSLTWMDGKHVVRIPLVSRVVLQGSYADIS
- the LOC116262712 gene encoding subtilisin-like protease SBT3.9 isoform X1 encodes the protein MISPSRRNLVAGLSLCVILFLCLGIYAEAESSRVYIVYLGERQHEDPQVVVNSHHDLLTTIFGSKKAALESILYSYKHGFSGFAARLTETQARAIAELPEVVHVTPSQTHKLHTTRSWDYLGLHPGTPDSLLSTVNYGDGVIIGVIDTGIWPESLSFHDEGLGAVPSKWRGRCEEGELFNTSNCNNKIVGARFFAKGIIAKRGRVPPSPGSNREYLSPRDAHGHGTHTASTAAGSFVRNASFGGLGLGLARGGAPRARLAIYKACWGRGDCDGADMLAAFDSAISDGVDIISVSVGTNQPPQPGYLDNQNDRSIGAFHAVAKGITVVCSGGNAGPFPQKVTNGAPWILTVAASTIDHSFPTAITLGNNRTLIGQSIYLGGEDDRFNDLVFAGDFASNSNISTESLISCDPGSLNSTLATGKVVLCFTYAKDPSDQYFKAVATVSQAGGAGIIFAMHTTNLFGQRDPIPSVQVDYEIGTEILAYIRATRLPKARISRTRDTIGKVASPKVAYFSSRGPNSLSLDVLKPDIAAPGVNILAAWSDSIPYSFASGTSMACPHVSGVAALLKSLHPHWSPAAIKSAIVTTASITNRFGEPITAEGGPRKIADPFDFGGGHVNPNRAANPGLVYDIGVADYVQFLCSLGYSSSAISRLSTNAPSCGSRSSVFNLNLPSITVSNLKNTTTVARTVTNVGPVSSTYRVKVESPSGVRVSVEPQTLNFHEKVKALTFTVTFSPVREIQGDFSFGSLTWMDGKHVVRIPLVSRVVLQGSYADIS